Proteins encoded by one window of Ralstonia sp. RRA:
- a CDS encoding MdtA/MuxA family multidrug efflux RND transporter periplasmic adaptor subunit, with amino-acid sequence MSEAMDPERGNNKNAGHKDAEHGTQETRDGVSPTLLPPPREGGKRRRWGIWVVLVIVVLIGYAVWHATHRNAGGPGGAGRGGPGGRGAAMANKPMPVMVATAAKGDINVVISALGNVTPVANVTVKSRVDGQLVRIHFTEGQNVKAGDLLAEIDPATYQAQLLQAQGQLARDQALLQNAKLDLQRYQTLAAQDSIAKQQVDTQASLVRQYEGTVKLDQGNVDNARVQLSYTRITAPVSGRVGLRQVDPGNIVHASDTNGIVVITQIDPMTVIYSIPEDNLPKVMPRLQSGDKLPVDAWDRAQTTVLAHGMLMTVDNTIDNTTGTVKLKAQFPNQNAALFPNQFVNVRMRVDTLHDQVIVPGAAIQRGTQGTFVYIVGQDSNVTLRVVKLGVTEGERVSITSGLQPGERVVIDGADKLRDGAPVEVIQPGAANAASAPAAGQAQQGGQGQRHRRGQGGASAPAAKQ; translated from the coding sequence ATGTCCGAGGCGATGGACCCTGAACGCGGCAACAACAAGAACGCCGGCCACAAAGATGCGGAGCACGGCACGCAAGAGACGCGCGATGGAGTCTCGCCGACGCTGCTGCCGCCGCCGCGCGAAGGTGGCAAGCGCCGACGCTGGGGCATCTGGGTGGTGCTCGTCATTGTGGTGTTGATCGGCTACGCGGTCTGGCACGCAACGCACCGCAACGCCGGCGGCCCTGGCGGCGCAGGCCGAGGTGGCCCGGGCGGACGCGGCGCAGCCATGGCCAACAAGCCGATGCCCGTGATGGTGGCCACCGCCGCCAAGGGTGATATCAATGTGGTGATCTCGGCATTGGGCAACGTGACGCCCGTGGCCAACGTGACCGTCAAGAGCCGTGTGGACGGCCAGCTTGTTCGCATCCACTTTACCGAGGGGCAGAACGTGAAGGCCGGCGACCTGCTGGCTGAAATCGACCCGGCCACTTACCAGGCGCAACTGCTGCAGGCACAGGGCCAGCTTGCCCGCGATCAGGCCCTGCTGCAGAACGCCAAGCTCGACCTGCAGCGTTACCAGACGCTGGCTGCGCAGGACTCCATCGCCAAGCAACAGGTCGACACCCAGGCCTCGCTGGTGCGCCAGTACGAAGGCACCGTCAAGCTGGACCAGGGCAACGTCGACAACGCCCGCGTGCAGCTCTCGTACACGCGCATCACTGCGCCGGTGTCGGGCCGCGTGGGCCTGCGCCAGGTGGACCCGGGCAACATCGTGCATGCGTCGGACACCAACGGCATCGTCGTCATCACGCAGATCGACCCGATGACGGTCATCTACTCCATCCCCGAAGACAACCTGCCCAAGGTCATGCCGCGCCTGCAGTCCGGCGACAAGCTGCCGGTGGATGCCTGGGACCGCGCCCAGACCACGGTGCTCGCGCACGGCATGCTCATGACGGTGGACAACACCATCGACAACACCACCGGCACGGTCAAACTGAAGGCGCAGTTCCCGAACCAGAACGCTGCGCTGTTCCCCAACCAGTTTGTGAACGTGCGCATGCGCGTGGATACGCTGCACGACCAGGTGATCGTGCCGGGCGCCGCCATCCAGCGCGGCACGCAAGGCACGTTCGTCTACATCGTGGGCCAGGACAGCAACGTGACGCTGCGCGTGGTCAAGCTGGGCGTGACCGAAGGCGAGCGTGTCTCGATCACCTCTGGCCTGCAACCCGGCGAGCGCGTGGTCATTGACGGGGCCGACAAGCTGCGCGACGGCGCACCGGTAGAAGTGATCCAGCCCGGCGCGGCCAATGCGGCAAGTGCGCCTGCTGCGGGCCAGGCCCAACAGGGTGGGCAAGGCCAACGCCACCGCCGTGGCCAGGGTGGTGCATCCGCGCCGGCCGCCAAGCAGTAA
- a CDS encoding glycosyltransferase family 39 protein — MALIVVALIAMFLALWTDDLFQRSTLFRPDEGRYAEIPREMVVSGDWVTPRLNDLKYFEKPPLQYWTTAATFQAFGINAWGARLWPLLFGLGGIVMTAWTLAVYRGGRAAATGAAILASSLLYLLFGQVITLDMGVGFFLTVGACGFALAQRPGASRGGRLGWMLVVWLALAGATLTKGLIGLVLPGLIGVAYLLMTRNWALIRRMHWLPGLALYLIATVPWFVIVQQRNPEFFDFFFIHEHFQRFLTNEHHRSGKWWYFIAVGAAGLLPWTPLLFTAIGRRIGRVADLFVGTREFDLMRWSIAWTAMIFLFFSVSSSKLPGYIVPAFPALAIILALALEKMPTRAVAWALGVNLLVAIGLWFAVPLIGAKAGAKMPAEQVAQAMPVLRSVMAMLAIGTVAALAALRWQRHTLAVIVLSLSALFCWDRVLNATEIFRDALSARDVIEKTQHAVGPIPAEMPFYSVEWLDQTAIYYLGRPMTLVSGFDELEMGAGLEPNKVVATTDEWIKRWTDGPPAYAFMRRMTWQKLQAAGVPMRLVAESADKVVVARR, encoded by the coding sequence ATGGCGCTGATTGTCGTTGCGCTCATCGCCATGTTCCTCGCGCTGTGGACGGACGACCTGTTCCAGCGCTCCACCCTGTTCCGCCCCGATGAGGGCCGCTATGCGGAGATCCCTCGCGAGATGGTGGTCTCGGGCGATTGGGTGACACCGCGCCTGAACGATCTCAAGTATTTCGAAAAGCCGCCCCTGCAGTACTGGACGACGGCCGCCACCTTCCAGGCGTTCGGCATCAATGCCTGGGGTGCGCGCCTGTGGCCGCTGCTGTTCGGCCTGGGCGGCATCGTCATGACGGCGTGGACGCTGGCGGTCTACCGCGGTGGACGCGCGGCGGCAACGGGCGCGGCGATCCTCGCCTCGTCGTTGCTGTATCTGCTGTTCGGACAGGTCATCACGCTCGACATGGGCGTGGGCTTCTTCCTGACCGTTGGCGCGTGCGGTTTCGCGCTGGCGCAACGGCCAGGCGCATCGCGTGGTGGGCGTCTGGGCTGGATGCTGGTGGTGTGGCTGGCGCTGGCTGGCGCCACGCTCACCAAAGGCCTGATCGGGCTGGTGCTGCCAGGGCTGATCGGTGTGGCCTACCTGCTGATGACGCGCAACTGGGCGCTGATCCGCCGCATGCATTGGCTGCCGGGTCTGGCGCTGTACCTGATCGCCACGGTGCCCTGGTTCGTGATCGTGCAGCAGCGCAATCCCGAGTTTTTCGATTTCTTCTTTATCCACGAGCACTTCCAGCGCTTCCTCACCAACGAGCACCATCGCAGCGGCAAGTGGTGGTACTTCATCGCGGTGGGTGCAGCCGGGCTGCTGCCGTGGACGCCACTGCTCTTCACGGCAATTGGCAGACGCATTGGGCGCGTGGCCGATCTGTTTGTCGGCACGCGGGAGTTCGATCTGATGCGCTGGTCGATCGCCTGGACGGCGATGATCTTCCTGTTCTTCTCGGTCTCGAGCTCCAAGCTGCCGGGCTACATCGTGCCGGCCTTCCCTGCGTTGGCGATCATCCTGGCGCTGGCACTGGAGAAGATGCCGACCCGCGCCGTGGCATGGGCGCTGGGCGTGAACCTGCTGGTCGCCATCGGGCTGTGGTTTGCGGTGCCCCTGATTGGCGCCAAGGCGGGCGCCAAGATGCCGGCCGAGCAAGTGGCGCAAGCCATGCCGGTACTGCGCAGTGTGATGGCCATGCTGGCCATCGGCACGGTGGCAGCATTGGCGGCCCTGCGCTGGCAGCGGCACACGCTGGCGGTGATCGTGCTGTCGCTCTCCGCCCTGTTCTGCTGGGATCGCGTGCTCAACGCAACCGAGATCTTCCGCGATGCGCTTTCCGCGCGTGACGTCATCGAGAAGACGCAACACGCCGTCGGGCCGATTCCCGCCGAGATGCCGTTCTACTCGGTCGAGTGGCTGGACCAGACCGCCATCTACTACCTGGGCCGCCCGATGACGCTGGTTTCCGGTTTTGACGAGCTGGAAATGGGCGCCGGCCTGGAGCCGAACAAGGTGGTCGCCACCACGGACGAATGGATCAAGCGCTGGACCGACGGCCCGCCCGCCTACGCCTTCATGCGTCGCATGACATGGCAAAAGCTGCAAGCCGCTGGCGTACCGATGCGCCTGGTGGCCGAATCCGCCGACAAGGTGGTGGTAGCGCGCCGGTAA
- a CDS encoding MFS transporter gives MSAAQPSTVTHQPVRAATAAFIGTAVEFYDYYTYATAAALVLGEVFFPSSNHFLSTMASFATFFVGFIARPLSGAVFGHLGDRIGRKKMLLVTMFLMGIATTGIGLLPGYATIGVWAPILLVLLRVLQGIAVGGEWGGAVLMASEHAPKAKRVFFASFPQMGSPVGLILSLLSFRLVSSLDHESFITWGWRLPFLASFILLLVGVAIRMGVKESPEFERMKQNNEVLKNPVGEVLRTAWRPIVLAAMATTIGSAGFFFTNTFMISYVTTYLGMSKALILDCLFVVTILQLLSQPVSALLAQRYGDTRFLTWAAFISMLTPYPMFLLVSTQNPVAMVAGITLAVVTLSAVYAVIAGFMTPAFPTRVRYSGISIAYQVCTMIAGGTTPLIGTMLAERYKGEWLPLALFFTVLSAISLIGIIGLGRYRDGKQPEQAAALATN, from the coding sequence ATGTCAGCAGCACAACCATCCACGGTGACGCACCAGCCGGTGCGCGCGGCCACCGCCGCCTTCATCGGCACCGCCGTCGAGTTCTACGACTACTACACCTACGCCACCGCCGCGGCGCTCGTGCTTGGCGAGGTGTTCTTCCCGAGCAGCAACCACTTCCTGAGCACGATGGCGTCGTTCGCGACGTTCTTTGTGGGCTTTATCGCGCGGCCGCTGTCGGGTGCCGTGTTCGGCCATCTGGGCGACCGCATCGGCCGCAAGAAAATGCTGCTGGTGACGATGTTCCTGATGGGCATTGCCACCACGGGCATCGGCCTGCTGCCGGGCTACGCGACCATCGGCGTCTGGGCGCCGATCCTGCTGGTGCTGCTGCGCGTGCTGCAGGGCATTGCGGTGGGCGGCGAATGGGGCGGCGCGGTGCTGATGGCGAGTGAACACGCACCGAAAGCCAAGCGCGTGTTCTTTGCGTCGTTCCCACAGATGGGCAGCCCGGTGGGGTTGATCCTGTCGCTGCTGTCGTTCCGGCTGGTGTCGTCGCTCGATCATGAGAGCTTCATCACGTGGGGCTGGCGCTTGCCGTTCCTGGCGAGCTTCATCCTGCTGCTGGTGGGGGTGGCGATCCGCATGGGCGTGAAGGAATCGCCTGAGTTCGAGCGCATGAAGCAGAACAACGAGGTGCTCAAGAACCCGGTGGGCGAAGTGCTGCGCACGGCGTGGCGCCCGATCGTGCTGGCGGCCATGGCCACCACGATCGGCTCGGCGGGCTTCTTCTTCACCAACACGTTCATGATCTCGTACGTGACCACGTACCTGGGCATGTCGAAGGCGTTGATTCTCGATTGCCTGTTCGTCGTGACGATCCTGCAGTTGCTGTCGCAGCCGGTGTCGGCGCTGCTGGCGCAACGCTACGGCGATACGCGTTTCCTGACGTGGGCCGCGTTCATCTCGATGCTCACGCCGTATCCGATGTTCCTGCTGGTGAGCACGCAGAACCCCGTGGCGATGGTGGCAGGCATCACGCTGGCGGTGGTCACGCTGTCGGCCGTGTATGCGGTGATTGCGGGCTTCATGACGCCGGCATTCCCGACGCGCGTGCGCTACTCCGGTATTTCGATCGCCTATCAGGTCTGCACCATGATCGCGGGCGGCACCACGCCGCTGATCGGCACGATGCTGGCCGAGCGCTACAAGGGCGAATGGCTACCGCTGGCGCTGTTCTTCACCGTCCTTTCCGCGATCTCGCTCATCGGCATCATCGGCCTGGGCCGCTATCGCGACGGCAAGCAGCCAGAACAAGCAGCCGCACTTGCCACGAACTGA
- a CDS encoding DUF333 domain-containing protein, which produces MDRAVCLATVVEDVGQGRRAAVVAALMLAMGLTACSSPMPPWQPPRTTIQPAPPPMSSPVSQPPVARPSPVVPATPPAGTATEPPRSNVGMANPASEYCLQRGGQLEFSTRANGTEVGTCVSPGGDECEEWAFLRGSCTW; this is translated from the coding sequence ATGGATCGCGCAGTCTGTCTCGCCACGGTTGTTGAGGATGTCGGCCAAGGCCGCCGCGCTGCCGTTGTTGCCGCGTTGATGCTGGCAATGGGACTGACGGCCTGCTCGTCGCCGATGCCGCCCTGGCAGCCGCCGCGCACGACCATCCAGCCGGCGCCGCCGCCCATGTCGTCCCCTGTTTCGCAGCCGCCGGTCGCGCGGCCTTCACCGGTGGTACCGGCCACGCCGCCTGCTGGCACAGCAACGGAGCCGCCGCGCTCCAATGTCGGCATGGCCAATCCTGCTTCGGAGTATTGCCTGCAGCGTGGTGGGCAGCTTGAGTTTTCCACCCGCGCCAATGGCACCGAAGTTGGCACCTGCGTGAGCCCTGGCGGAGACGAGTGCGAGGAGTGGGCGTTCCTGCGCGGCAGTTGCACGTGGTAA
- a CDS encoding ATP-binding protein gives MKFKARFDTPRFDTLFGRLAGLIVVVLVLSHFSWLGVLRTERRERQYQASVDQMAFQLQAFQAVMEGHLHVKLPDLVTETNDAPPNDTLSASDKSAELARQLARRLPAGTELRLEASATPRVYVRFPQRDKWIAMPLVWVHAPPTISAVVPGVMVVLAIAIAFSLFAAWQIQRPVRALAEAAGALARRRYVAPLKERGPYELRQLTDQFNHMAADLSATDEERNTMLAGIAHDLKTPLSRLRLRAEMLADQKAGAGIERDVESMSAIVEQFLAYAQSGDSEAREVAVDRHLRGLVQPFAEQGKHVALDLHAGDRFRLKPTHLERIVVNLLDNAFAYGAQPVNVCTASDERGFTLTVEDHGAGIPSADFDRVMRPFVRLDPARGGNAHCGLGLAIVDRLVRHLGGDLSIGPAASDAPTPGFRVTMRFPLPAAAA, from the coding sequence ATGAAGTTCAAGGCTAGATTCGATACGCCGCGGTTTGACACCCTTTTTGGCCGGTTGGCCGGGCTGATCGTGGTGGTGCTGGTGCTGAGCCATTTTTCGTGGCTTGGCGTGCTGCGTACCGAACGGCGCGAGCGGCAGTACCAGGCGTCGGTTGATCAGATGGCGTTCCAGTTGCAGGCGTTCCAGGCGGTAATGGAAGGCCACCTGCACGTGAAGCTGCCCGATCTGGTGACCGAAACCAATGACGCGCCCCCCAACGACACGCTGTCGGCGTCCGACAAATCCGCCGAGCTGGCGCGGCAACTCGCACGCCGCCTGCCTGCCGGCACGGAGCTTCGGCTGGAAGCGTCGGCCACGCCTCGGGTCTACGTGCGCTTTCCGCAGCGCGACAAATGGATCGCCATGCCGCTCGTATGGGTGCATGCGCCACCTACCATCTCGGCGGTGGTGCCGGGCGTGATGGTGGTGCTGGCGATTGCCATTGCGTTCTCGTTGTTCGCGGCGTGGCAGATCCAGCGCCCGGTGCGCGCACTGGCCGAGGCTGCCGGTGCACTGGCACGGCGCCGCTATGTGGCGCCGCTCAAGGAGCGCGGCCCGTACGAGTTGCGCCAGTTGACCGATCAGTTCAACCACATGGCCGCAGACTTGTCCGCCACGGACGAAGAGCGCAACACCATGCTGGCCGGCATTGCGCATGATCTGAAAACACCGCTCTCACGCCTGCGCCTGCGTGCCGAGATGCTGGCTGACCAGAAGGCCGGCGCCGGCATCGAGCGCGATGTCGAATCCATGTCGGCCATCGTCGAGCAGTTTCTCGCCTATGCGCAGAGTGGCGACAGCGAGGCACGCGAGGTGGCGGTCGATCGCCATCTGCGTGGGCTGGTGCAGCCGTTTGCGGAGCAGGGCAAGCATGTTGCGCTGGACTTGCACGCGGGAGACCGCTTCCGCCTCAAGCCGACGCACCTGGAGCGCATCGTCGTCAATCTGCTCGACAACGCGTTTGCTTACGGTGCGCAGCCCGTCAACGTGTGTACGGCATCGGATGAGCGCGGCTTTACGCTCACGGTGGAAGACCACGGCGCGGGCATCCCCTCGGCCGATTTTGATCGGGTGATGCGCCCATTCGTCCGCCTGGACCCGGCGCGCGGCGGCAACGCGCACTGCGGGCTGGGCCTGGCGATTGTCGACCGGCTGGTGCGGCATCTTGGTGGCGACCTGTCGATCGGGCCGGCTGCGAGCGATGCGCCGACGCCGGGTTTTCGCGTCACCATGCGGTTTCCCCTGCCAGCTGCGGCAGCCTGA
- a CDS encoding class II aldolase/adducin family protein, which translates to MEAQHVSLHTRRPAAFSEAEWQVRTDLAALYRLIDHFRMTDMIDTHITARLPDENGRPTFLINRYGVLFGEMRASDLVKIDLDGNVIDERADADPEHYAVNAAGFTIHSAIHAAREDLHFVVHTHTAAGIAVSAQEHGLLPISQHALKFYGKLAYHDYEGIALDLGERERLVCDFGQHKAMILRNHGLLAGGNTAADAFHEIYFLERACQAQIQALAGGTPLRFPPEEVRQRTAAQFNREESPVIARRAWLAALRLIDTSRSDYRS; encoded by the coding sequence ATGGAAGCCCAACACGTTTCGCTGCACACGCGCCGCCCGGCGGCGTTCTCTGAAGCCGAATGGCAGGTCCGCACCGACCTCGCCGCGCTGTACCGGCTGATCGACCATTTCCGCATGACGGACATGATCGACACGCACATCACCGCGCGCCTGCCCGACGAGAACGGACGCCCGACCTTCCTCATCAACCGCTACGGCGTGCTGTTTGGCGAGATGCGCGCGTCGGATCTCGTGAAGATCGATCTGGACGGCAACGTCATCGACGAACGCGCTGATGCGGACCCAGAGCACTACGCCGTCAATGCAGCTGGTTTCACGATCCACTCAGCCATCCACGCCGCGCGTGAGGACCTGCATTTCGTGGTGCACACGCACACGGCGGCGGGCATTGCGGTCTCTGCGCAAGAGCATGGCCTGCTACCGATCAGTCAACACGCGCTGAAGTTCTACGGCAAGCTCGCGTATCACGACTACGAGGGCATCGCGCTGGACCTGGGCGAGCGCGAACGCCTCGTGTGTGATTTCGGCCAGCACAAGGCGATGATCCTGCGCAACCACGGTCTGCTGGCGGGTGGCAACACAGCCGCGGATGCATTCCACGAGATCTACTTTCTCGAACGCGCTTGCCAGGCACAGATCCAGGCGCTGGCCGGGGGTACGCCGCTGCGCTTTCCGCCGGAAGAGGTGCGCCAACGCACCGCCGCGCAGTTCAATCGGGAAGAGTCGCCCGTCATCGCACGCCGTGCATGGCTTGCGGCGCTGCGGCTGATCGACACCTCCCGCTCCGACTACCGGAGCTGA
- a CDS encoding LysR family transcriptional regulator codes for MSKTKLDTYLNDRLDWNLLRTFLAIARERSISRAATRLHLTQPAVSQALKRLEDQLGLQLIDRQANPIEITRAGEEVRQIAEEVYGTISRLSQASGEGGHEIAGMVRVAIVSGLDFPDYDAFLGRFHRDYPRIELECQEMRSADVVRSLELRTATLGLSPKRALPKKIEHRLFLRQRYALFCGQYHPLFGKADVQIADLAGEKFVSFTGDKIGDPLSMLTFFRDEMGLTGQVVGSSSSMWEVRRLIVAGFGIGCLPEHVAQDDVEQGRLQRLPPEGGVADVDMHLLWMADRKFSAAEAAFLEALHRFIDARYPETAGSQ; via the coding sequence ATGAGCAAGACCAAGCTCGACACCTACCTCAACGACCGCCTCGACTGGAATTTGCTGCGTACCTTCCTCGCCATTGCGCGGGAACGCAGCATCAGCCGTGCCGCAACACGCCTGCACCTGACGCAGCCCGCCGTGAGCCAGGCACTCAAGCGGCTCGAAGACCAGCTCGGCCTGCAACTGATCGATCGCCAGGCCAACCCGATTGAGATTACCCGCGCGGGCGAGGAAGTCCGCCAGATTGCCGAAGAGGTCTACGGCACCATCTCGCGCCTGTCGCAAGCCAGCGGAGAGGGTGGGCACGAGATTGCCGGCATGGTGCGTGTGGCCATCGTCAGCGGCTTGGACTTTCCTGACTACGACGCGTTTCTCGGGCGCTTCCACCGAGACTATCCGCGCATCGAACTCGAATGCCAGGAAATGCGTAGCGCCGATGTGGTGCGCAGCCTGGAGCTGCGCACGGCCACGCTGGGCCTGTCACCCAAGCGCGCGCTGCCCAAGAAGATCGAGCACCGGCTGTTCTTGCGCCAGCGCTACGCCTTGTTCTGCGGGCAGTACCACCCGCTGTTCGGCAAGGCGGATGTGCAGATTGCCGATCTGGCTGGCGAGAAATTCGTCTCCTTCACTGGGGACAAGATTGGCGATCCGCTTTCGATGCTGACGTTCTTCCGCGACGAGATGGGCCTGACGGGCCAAGTGGTTGGCTCGTCATCGAGCATGTGGGAAGTGCGGCGGCTGATCGTGGCGGGATTCGGCATCGGTTGCCTGCCCGAGCACGTGGCGCAGGACGACGTGGAGCAGGGCCGTCTGCAACGCTTGCCACCCGAAGGCGGCGTGGCCGATGTCGACATGCACCTGCTCTGGATGGCCGACCGCAAGTTCAGCGCGGCGGAAGCGGCATTCCTGGAAGCGCTGCATCGCTTTATCGATGCGCGCTATCCGGAAACAGCGGGTAGTCAGTAA
- a CDS encoding glyoxylate/hydroxypyruvate reductase A — translation MTTLALISRDYDMSHLVSSILRAAPELDVRMYGEPAAQDAEVAVCWNPPEGAIAAMPHVRLVHSIAAGVDNILVDPTLPTVPLCRVVDPQHARGMAEFITWGVLHFHRQLHRVLANQRSATWFRPAQQHPSTCTVGVMGLGEIGSHVAGELHRLGFNVRGWARQSRDLPGIGVYCGEAGLPMFLEGTDILICLLPLTDATRGLLNGNTFARLKPGARLIHVGRGEHLVAADLLEALQSGHLGGAIVDVFPNEPLPADDPLWRATNLIVTPHMASVASADTIGVQVAQNVRRLLNGEALANVVDVSRGY, via the coding sequence ATGACCACCCTCGCCCTCATCAGCCGCGACTACGACATGTCGCACCTGGTGTCCTCCATCCTGCGCGCGGCCCCGGAACTGGACGTGCGCATGTACGGCGAGCCCGCCGCGCAGGATGCGGAAGTCGCTGTCTGCTGGAACCCACCGGAAGGCGCCATCGCCGCGATGCCGCACGTGCGCCTTGTGCACAGCATTGCGGCCGGCGTCGACAACATCCTTGTTGATCCCACCTTGCCCACCGTGCCGCTGTGCCGCGTGGTCGACCCACAGCACGCGCGTGGCATGGCGGAGTTCATCACCTGGGGCGTGCTGCATTTCCACCGGCAGTTGCACCGCGTGCTGGCCAACCAGCGCAGCGCAACGTGGTTCCGGCCGGCGCAGCAGCATCCGTCAACCTGCACCGTCGGCGTGATGGGCCTGGGAGAGATCGGCTCGCACGTAGCAGGAGAACTGCACCGTCTCGGCTTCAACGTGCGCGGCTGGGCGCGGCAATCGCGTGATCTGCCGGGCATTGGCGTGTATTGCGGCGAGGCTGGCCTGCCGATGTTCCTGGAAGGGACCGACATCCTGATCTGCCTGCTGCCGCTCACCGATGCGACGCGCGGCCTGCTGAATGGCAACACCTTCGCGCGGCTCAAGCCCGGCGCCAGGCTGATTCATGTGGGGCGCGGTGAACATCTTGTCGCGGCCGATCTGCTGGAAGCGCTGCAAAGCGGGCACCTCGGCGGCGCCATCGTCGACGTGTTCCCCAACGAGCCGCTGCCGGCGGATGACCCACTCTGGCGCGCAACCAACCTGATTGTCACGCCGCACATGGCGTCGGTCGCCAGCGCTGACACGATTGGCGTACAGGTCGCACAGAATGTGCGGCGCCTGCTCAACGGCGAGGCGCTCGCCAACGTCGTCGACGTCTCGCGCGGTTACTGA
- a CDS encoding Zn-dependent hydrolase: protein MLKVNGARLWSSLMEMAAVGGTPKGGVRRLALTEEDAAGRALFARWCEAAGMTLSTDRVGNLFARRAGKSADARPVASGSHLDTQPEGGRFDGVYGVLAALEVVRTLNDARVETNKPIEIVVWTNEEGARFTPAMLGSAAFAGVMPLDQALTSRDAQGVSVADALAATGYAGERAIPGEPFDTYFEAHIEQGPILEENGVPIGVVTGGQAIRWLDVRVQGQAAHAGTTPMRFRRDALFAAAEMAASLEALVDDFAPRGLVTVGEIGIRNASRNTIAADLTFTVDLRHHDDARIAEMEAALRGRFAEVAARRGLTVQIDQHWVSPATPFDAACVKAVADAVAALDYPHQRIVSGAGHDAIHIAKHCPTAMIFIPCVNGLSHNEAEDALPEDVTRGADVLLHAMLARAK from the coding sequence ATGTTGAAGGTCAATGGGGCGCGGCTGTGGTCGAGCCTGATGGAAATGGCAGCGGTGGGCGGCACGCCCAAGGGCGGTGTGCGGCGTCTGGCGCTCACGGAAGAAGACGCAGCAGGCCGCGCGTTGTTTGCACGCTGGTGCGAAGCGGCTGGTATGACGCTCAGCACCGATCGCGTCGGCAACCTGTTTGCGCGCCGTGCGGGCAAGTCGGCTGATGCACGACCAGTGGCCAGCGGTAGCCACCTCGACACGCAGCCGGAAGGCGGTCGCTTTGATGGTGTGTACGGCGTGTTGGCCGCACTGGAGGTTGTGCGCACGCTCAACGACGCGCGGGTCGAAACCAACAAGCCCATCGAGATCGTCGTGTGGACCAACGAGGAAGGCGCGCGCTTCACGCCGGCCATGCTCGGCTCCGCCGCGTTTGCCGGCGTGATGCCGCTCGACCAAGCGCTGACTTCGCGCGATGCGCAGGGCGTTTCAGTTGCGGATGCCTTGGCGGCGACGGGTTACGCAGGCGAACGCGCCATCCCCGGTGAGCCGTTCGATACGTACTTCGAGGCGCATATCGAGCAAGGCCCGATCCTGGAGGAGAACGGTGTGCCGATCGGCGTCGTCACGGGCGGGCAGGCCATCCGCTGGCTCGACGTGCGCGTGCAGGGGCAGGCCGCGCATGCCGGCACTACACCGATGCGCTTCCGTCGCGATGCACTGTTCGCTGCGGCCGAGATGGCGGCTTCGCTGGAAGCGCTGGTCGATGACTTTGCGCCACGTGGCTTGGTCACGGTTGGTGAGATCGGCATCCGCAATGCGTCGCGCAACACCATCGCCGCTGACCTGACCTTCACCGTCGATCTGCGCCACCACGACGACGCCCGTATCGCGGAAATGGAAGCCGCGCTGCGTGGGCGTTTTGCTGAGGTTGCCGCGCGCCGTGGCCTGACCGTGCAGATCGACCAGCATTGGGTGAGCCCCGCCACGCCGTTCGATGCCGCCTGCGTGAAAGCCGTGGCCGATGCGGTGGCGGCACTCGACTACCCGCACCAGCGCATCGTGAGCGGCGCGGGGCACGACGCCATCCACATCGCCAAGCATTGCCCGACGGCGATGATCTTTATCCCGTGCGTCAACGGCCTGAGCCACAACGAGGCCGAAGATGCGCTGCCCGAAGACGTCACGCGCGGTGCCGACGTGTTGCTGCATGCCATGTTGGCGCGGGCGAAGTGA
- a CDS encoding response regulator yields the protein MSGTKILVVDDDVELRDLLREYLTQQGFAVSVMHDGDGLAARLERERPALVVLDLMMPKVDGLSALRDLRARNDDVPVILLTARSDEIDRIIGLEIGADDYLGKPFSPRELLARINAVLRRRQAVPASAPEDRDSFAFGPFKLNFRMRTLFRGDRALSISDTEFALLKLLIAHAMQVLTREHIVELMYGPGSGVSDRGIDVQIWRLRRVLDEDAQRPRYIQTVRGRGYTFVPDEREEQEVRDEVQG from the coding sequence ATGAGCGGCACCAAGATCCTGGTCGTCGATGACGACGTCGAACTGCGCGACCTGCTGCGCGAATACCTGACCCAGCAGGGCTTTGCCGTGTCCGTCATGCACGACGGTGATGGCCTGGCCGCCCGGCTCGAGCGCGAGCGCCCGGCGCTCGTGGTGCTTGACCTGATGATGCCCAAGGTGGATGGCCTGTCGGCCCTGCGCGACCTGCGCGCCCGCAACGACGACGTGCCGGTCATCCTGCTCACCGCTCGCAGTGACGAAATCGACCGCATCATCGGCCTGGAGATCGGCGCGGATGATTACCTGGGCAAGCCGTTCTCGCCGCGGGAGCTGTTGGCGCGCATCAACGCCGTGCTGCGCCGCCGCCAAGCGGTGCCGGCCTCCGCACCGGAAGACCGTGACAGCTTCGCGTTCGGCCCGTTCAAGCTCAACTTCCGCATGCGCACGCTGTTTCGCGGCGATCGCGCGCTGTCCATCAGCGACACCGAGTTTGCGCTGCTCAAGCTGCTGATTGCGCATGCCATGCAGGTGCTGACGCGCGAGCACATCGTCGAGCTGATGTATGGCCCGGGCAGTGGTGTGTCTGACCGCGGGATCGACGTGCAGATCTGGCGCCTGCGCCGTGTGCTGGACGAGGATGCCCAGCGCCCGCGTTACATCCAGACCGTGCGCGGCCGCGGCTACACCTTTGTGCCGGACGAGCGGGAAGAGCAGGAAGTGCGCGATGAAGTTCAAGGCTAG